The Rubripirellula amarantea genome includes the window TCTTGGCTCAAAGTCAACGATTCAGTGGACTCGACCAGAGTGCGCTCAAGCTGTTCAAGACCCGTCTCGCTGTGCTGATTGCAAACGCGGTAGAGCGCGATGGCAACGTCGTACCCGCGGTCGTCCAAGACGACTCGTGATTGCATCCACCAAACACAAACAACGATAATCGTAACGCAGGCGAACATTGCACCCGCAAAGATACGTATTCCATTCCATCGGGATGTTGATCCGTGCTTCGATCTTAAAGTCGATCCCACTCGATCACCTCATTTTCATTCATGCTTGAAAGCTCAGCCCATAGGAAAAGATCAACCGAGTTGCTTACGAACCGAACTGAGCCGTCTCCCAAGCATATGTAACCACCGCCGGGGTGTTGCGAAAACATTTGGCCAACGTGATAGGTCGGGAAGTTGACCGGATGAACGATCGGAAACCCCGTAATGTCGAGCTCGCCACCAGACGGCCCGGCATGCACCAGCGTCAGAGTCGCGGCAGCATCCGGACCATTCTCTGGGGAGTGGAACCTCGGATGGGTGAACGCCCCGGTAACAACACCGACCCACGTCTTATCGCTTAGGGCAGAACTATGTTCGCCGAAGAAAATCGTATGGCTCAACCCGTCCGTCACATCTCGAAAGCGAGTCGTTGAGTTGCGAAAGAAAGGTCCATCCGCGACACGACCCGCATCGCCCTCGATCGTCACAATTCGAGTCGCGGACGTATAGATGTTCGTAAAAATCTCACCCGTAGCAACCGATCCGCATTCACCCCAACAACTTTCTTGTCCGTGGCTGGCCACATAGTGGCTGCGTCCAAGACGCGGTGTGCGATTGGCAACGACCAAGGGATCGCCGACGTCGTCGACCAACTCAAACGGTTCATCGCCACCCGTTGAACTTGGGCACAGAAACAGGGGGACGGTAGAAGCGACGGACGCTTCGTTCGCCGGAGACCAAATCGGCTCGTTCGCACGCAGGCTTTCAACCAAAGCGTTGGACTCAATGAACGCTAATAGCCCCGAGCCCCAACCCCATCCTGGGCTCGCGTCCCAGGTCACGGCGTCCATCTCAACATTCGCGGGAGCAGTACCGTCGTTGGTGGCGTATGAAACGTAGCCGGACGGCAAGCGAGAGAACGCTGAGTGATAGTGGTGGGCCGCCATCCCAATTTGTCTGAGGTGGCTGCTGCACGTCACACCCCGCGCCGCCTCGCGAGTCGCTTGAACCGAAGGTAGCAAGAGTCCCACAAGAACGCCGATGATCGAGATCACGACCAATAGTTCGACCAGAGTAAAGCCAATGCGAGGATTGCGAGATGAACAATACGAAACAGGATAGCTTTGCATCTGCGCCTCTTGGAAAATGACCTGCGGAAGTAAGTTAGCACCGGCTAACTTAGGGTGCCAAGAAACGCGTGTTCGACCATTCCGATCGAACACGCAAGTTAGCTTAGGCTAAGTCTCGGTTTTTATCTTCCGTGGCGACTAGCGACAAGGGGGTACGGAACCATTTTCCGCTTCGCTACACTGTGGGGCTTCGCTACACTGTGGGATGGGAAGGTCGAGCGTTTTGGCTGACCTGGATTGCCGAGCATCGGCTGTGAACGAATGGTAGGAGACCCTGGAATTGCCACCGAAAAGTTTTCATCGAACGCGTCAGGATCACGCTACCGAGGTCGCCGAAGATTACGTCGAGGCGATTGCTGAGGCGATTCGGCTTAACGGCCAGTGTCGCGCGATGGATCTGGTCGCTCAGTTCGACGTCACGCATGCCACGGTCAACAACACCATCGGACGGTTGCAACGTGATGGGTTCGTCGAGACGGCGCCCTACCAACCGATCGCGTTGACCCCCAAGGGCAAGCGTCTGGCTGATCGAGCACAGCAACGACATGAGATTGTCAAAGCATTCCTGCAGCGACTCGGAATCAGCGAACGTACTGCTGAGGTCGACAGCGAGGGAATGGAGCATCACGTCAGCAAGGAAACGCTCGATGCGATGCAGCGAGTTTTGGAGGAAGGATTGCCAGACGTCAACAAGAATCAATAGTTCGCCTTCACGCACTCAATCGAAGCTAGGTGTTGACTCTGTTCGCTTTCTGCAATTCTGGTTCGTCTTGAAAATAGGCGGCATGCGATGCGGGTGATCGCCTTCCGCAACAAAGTTTAGTCACTAATCAGGTTAAGAAGCGTGCCATCGCAACTCGATTGGATGATCCCTTGTGGCTGGTTTTCTTAGCGAAACCCAACCGTGGAAGCCTCTGGCGATGAATGATCGCTTCGAAGAAGCGATGGTCGAGGTTAGCTTTCGACATGGGTGAAGCGATGGGAGGACACATGGTCGCTATCGAGAACCGCAATTGGATGAACGCTCGGATGTTGGCTAGAATGGTCCTATGTCAATGCAAACCAATCTTCATCGCAGACGATTCGTCCTTCAATCGGTTGCCGGTTCCCTGGCCCTACCCGGCTTGCCATCTTTGATGGCGGATTCAGTCGGCGGAAATTCCGTCGTTCAAAAAGCACGAGGAGCTGGTTCTGGTGCTCGTCGATTTGTCGCGGTCGGCAATCTGTTGGGTTTTCAGCAGAAGCATTTTTTTCCCGAAACGCCCGGTCGTGAGTATGAGCAAACGACTCTGCTTAAACCGCTAGCCGCCAATCGTGACCAAATCAAGGTTTACCGTGGGCTCGATCATGGTTTGCGCGGTGGTCACTTCGCAGTGCATACCTTTTTATCAGGCGTGTTGCATCACGAATCAAAGAACCGTCGCGATGGCAATGTCACGATCGACCAGTTTCTTGCTGATGAGATCGGCAATCAAACGAGATTCGCTTCGCTAACGGTTGGATCCGAAGGCGGCATCCACGGTGGATGCCAAATGTCCTGGACAAAGTCAGGCGTCCGAGTCCCTCCCATCACCGGACCCGCCGAGTTGTTCGAAAGGTTGTTTGTGACTGAATCGAAAGATCGACGGGCTCGGTCGATCGAGGCAAACTCGTTACAGTCATCAATTCTTGATTCAATCATGGATGAAGCGGGATCGCTATCCCAACGAGTCAATCAAGAAGACAAAGCGAAACTCGACGAGTACTTTACTGCGATTCGAGATGTCGAGAAGCGATTAGAAGTGCGAAAGCGTTGGGCGGACCAACCTAAGCCGGAACCTCCTTTCGAAAAGCCATCGGACCGAAACACGGTCGACGATCTGCCCATGATGTATGAGCTGATTGCGTTGGCACTTCAAACGGACTCAACCCGAATCGCGACGCTGGAAATCGGAGGCAGCTTCCTTCCGCAAAACTTGGGAATCGACAAGTCTTATCACAGTCTTTCGCATCACGGCAACGATGAACAAGCGATTGAAAATCTCGTGACCTTAGAAACCTACCAAATTAAGCAATTCGGTAAGTTCCTGTCGCGACTCGCTGAAATGCAGGATGGCGAACAAACGCTTCTCGACTCCACAGCAGTGTTGTTCGGAAGCGGCATGGGCGACGGAAATTCACATAAGAACACGGACCTTCCCATTGTGTTGGCCGGTGGTGGGTATGGCGCTGGTGAGTTCAAGCAGGTCGGCACCAAAGGCAAGAACAGCGTCCCACTGTGCAACTTGTTTGTCGATATTGCTCAGCGAATGGGAGTCGAAACGGACTCGTTCGGTTCCAGTACCGGCACTTTCTCATAAACGCGATCGCTATGCATCTCTCTCGAATGGGCCACCGGCGAGTAACGCTCGTTGCGTGGATGTTTGCTTTCGCTATTGCAACGGAGCGTTCCGTTGAGGCGATCGAACCGAGTCCCTCTCAACCGACCCCGGTCGCCAATTTTTTGGCAAACTACTGCCTGGACTGCCATAACGCTGAATCCGAAGAAGGCGACCGAGAGTTTGATTCGTTCGAGTTACCCCTGACGTCCGAGCAGCTCGTGATCGCGG containing:
- the mntR gene encoding manganese-binding transcriptional regulator MntR; protein product: MPPKSFHRTRQDHATEVAEDYVEAIAEAIRLNGQCRAMDLVAQFDVTHATVNNTIGRLQRDGFVETAPYQPIALTPKGKRLADRAQQRHEIVKAFLQRLGISERTAEVDSEGMEHHVSKETLDAMQRVLEEGLPDVNKNQ
- a CDS encoding DUF1559 family PulG-like putative transporter codes for the protein MQSYPVSYCSSRNPRIGFTLVELLVVISIIGVLVGLLLPSVQATREAARGVTCSSHLRQIGMAAHHYHSAFSRLPSGYVSYATNDGTAPANVEMDAVTWDASPGWGWGSGLLAFIESNALVESLRANEPIWSPANEASVASTVPLFLCPSSTGGDEPFELVDDVGDPLVVANRTPRLGRSHYVASHGQESCWGECGSVATGEIFTNIYTSATRIVTIEGDAGRVADGPFFRNSTTRFRDVTDGLSHTIFFGEHSSALSDKTWVGVVTGAFTHPRFHSPENGPDAAATLTLVHAGPSGGELDITGFPIVHPVNFPTYHVGQMFSQHPGGGYICLGDGSVRFVSNSVDLFLWAELSSMNENEVIEWDRL
- a CDS encoding DUF1552 domain-containing protein — translated: MSMQTNLHRRRFVLQSVAGSLALPGLPSLMADSVGGNSVVQKARGAGSGARRFVAVGNLLGFQQKHFFPETPGREYEQTTLLKPLAANRDQIKVYRGLDHGLRGGHFAVHTFLSGVLHHESKNRRDGNVTIDQFLADEIGNQTRFASLTVGSEGGIHGGCQMSWTKSGVRVPPITGPAELFERLFVTESKDRRARSIEANSLQSSILDSIMDEAGSLSQRVNQEDKAKLDEYFTAIRDVEKRLEVRKRWADQPKPEPPFEKPSDRNTVDDLPMMYELIALALQTDSTRIATLEIGGSFLPQNLGIDKSYHSLSHHGNDEQAIENLVTLETYQIKQFGKFLSRLAEMQDGEQTLLDSTAVLFGSGMGDGNSHKNTDLPIVLAGGGYGAGEFKQVGTKGKNSVPLCNLFVDIAQRMGVETDSFGSSTGTFS